The DNA region TTCGAGCCCGAAATGATACTTCAGACTTTGAACCACCAGTTACTACAATCGTTAGTATGATAAGGACAATTAACACTAACGGAGTCACATGCCCTATTTTAACTCAGGTCTCGACTTCAGTATCGATGCCAGGGGTGGTAGTTACTTTCCCATAGGTAACAAGCATACCAACCTCCCCCATGTCCGTTGCAACAGTTATTAGGGACAATAACCCCCAATATGTCCCAAGTTTTACTATGCCTTTAGTTATGAGGGACTACCCTTATGGCATGCCAAGTGTCATGATGGTGGGCTTATACAACCACACTTTGACGTTTGTAGAAAATGTTGCTGCAATAACATCACCCCTAAATCTACATTTGGCGTCAGGATCTACCATAAGCAACCCTAGTCACATATGGAAACCATAGGGGAGACTCTGATATGCCCATCCCATAATGCCAACTTTTACTCCCGCTTCTTTAGCAACCATAAGGCAATAAATGGACGAAAGTAACCATAAAATGGTAAATATTTGACACAACAAATAAGTATAGTGTTTAACCCTTTGATCCAGAACACCATCCAAAGTTACCAGTAGTTAGCCCATCAGATATGCAAGATTGTTGACTTTTGGGGGCACCCCCGACGCCAGTTGTGCCACCACTTATTAACCAAGTTCTAGTCAAGCAACCTCCATCGAAGATAGTCGAAAGGAATCAAGCCCTTAATGGTCTTAAGATATTTATGGTGCCCAGAAACCATGATGCCAACCAAGTACTTAGAAATGTCCAACAGAATAacttgggggggggggggggggggcagAACAATATAACAAACGTGGTCGAATAGATTCTGGCCCAAAATGGCCTGAATATTGGCCTTCATAAACCTAATTACATATTCCCTTGTCGGAATATGTTCGACAAACCGAACTCCCCAGAGGTTGGAAAGTCCCCGAATTCACTAAGTTTTTTGGTGAGACTAACAAATAAATAGTCGAGCATGTTGCGAGATGCCAGACTGAGGCAGAGGATATAGCTAATAATGAGAATTTAAAGATGAACTATTTTCCAAATTCTCTAACAAAAACTGCTTTTATGTGGTTCACAACACTCCCTCCTAATTCCACACATACTTGGAATTAATTAGAGAGAGTGTTTCATGAACTATTTTGCATGGGTCAGTCGAAAATTAACCTTAAGGAATTGGTCAGCGTTAAGCGTAAAATGCCTAAATCAATCAATGATTATTTGAACACGTTTAGACTTCTTAATGCAAGATGATTTACGCAAGTCAATGAACATGAGTTGGTTGAAATGGCTACTGGAGGTCTAGactattccattaggaagaaacTAGATATTCAACACCTAAGGGATATAGCCAACTAGTTGATAGGGTATGACAGGTTGATTGCTTGAAGGCTGAAAATGCTAGATCAAGTAAGTACCATAAAAAAGAAAAAGCAGCTTATATTGAGATAGATGAAATAAATATTTATCTGACACAAACAACGATTGTTTTAAAGAGAATAGGGTTAATGTGGAAGAATTAAAGCCAATAcctctttatatatatatatatatatatatatatatatatatatatatatatatatatatatatatatatatatatatatatatatatatatatatatatatatatatatatatataatccaaAGAAGAGTACTAACTAGCTCTCATGAAAGctattccctttatacttctctTTGCTTTAGTTAATGAACTTTTTtacttctgttgtttcttttAGATTTAAATTTGCTACCTTGTCAATGTCGtcttgaaaaataaaataaatgtcaCCAGAAAAAGAATGAATGAAAGAGATCAATAGTGAAGTTCTTTTGAAGATTGAAAGTTGATGAAGAAAAAAATTGACTACTTGTACTCAAGCTTCAAATACCTCAGCTTGTAAGGTTTGAGTTAACAAATTTCCACTTATTAATTTTCCTTCTTATGAGAGTATCCATGCATTAGTCCTTTTCTGGAATTTACACTTTTTCTGATTTTGAGTCTATTGGTCTGATAAATACACACTGAGGCGGTTGTTTATGAAAACTCTGAGCCTTTTAAGATACCTTGCTTCAATGTGATAATATCCTTTGTTTAACCTTTTAGCCTAATCCTATCTTTCAATTACATAGCCTTATTATATAGCCATTTAGTTGAAGGATAAATTCTTTCCATCCTCTTTGGAGTTAGATAGAAATAATTGTTTTACTTGTCAAATGCAAAAGAATAAGTTTGGGGCTGCTGTTAGAAGTTAGCAACGAATAAGTTTGGGGTTAGGGTGCTATATAAATTGgtcaaaaaaagaaaaagaaaaagaaagaaaaaaataagaAGTTAAAATAGCTTATTCAATCCTTTTTTGTGTGAAAAATAGGACCAACTAAAAGAGTTCTCTAGTGCCAAGTGAATTACAAAAGAGTGATATGGAAGGAATTAGATAACACCAAGAAAATTAGGTACCTAAACCCAAATATTTAAGCCTATTATCCTAAATTATCCCACCCTGACATAAGCCACATTTCAACCTTAAAAGTACCTAAAAAGTGTGTGTTTAAATATGACTTTGATTGATTCAATTATAAATTTTCCAAATTCATTGTTAAATACTTTTTGTATGTTGATTGAGTGATTACCCTGTCAAATTTAGGGCATAACTGTGTGATGAGACATAACTTGAGTACTTGTATGTCGGAAGAACTTTTCCGAGTTTATGGGATATAAGCAGGGAACCTAAGTGTTGATTAGAAAAATGTGACATTTATTGGTAAGGGTAAGCATTTTAATTTTGACGAAATGTTTAGTGTGTATATAGGTTACCTGAGGAAAAACAACATGTTAAGTTTGGGGTTATGATGACAGTCGTCATTACGCATTTTTTATGAGAAAACTTAGACAAATTCGGAAGAATAATGACTTAAAGTAAAGCCAAAGTGTGAAAAAATAAGCAAAAATCCAAGACAAGGAAGATATAAATAGTTAGTGAAATATTGAAGACATGAAGAAGAAAACAAGCATTCAGCCACTGGATTTCTTGCGCCCGCGAAACATTCCATTGGCACGACGAGGCTTGCATTGCGGCGCGATGCTGATATATCGCGGCACAGTGACAAGCATTTGGCTTACACAAAATTTTCTATTTAAGGGGGACTTTGGCTACTTTTTTAGGGTTATGAAATTGGGAGATAAAGTGACAACTATGAATACTCCATATTGAAATTTTGAAAGCATTGGGATTATTGGAGAGTCATTCTTCCATAGATTTTGGTGATGAATACTTATCAACTCATGGTATTTGTTAATTTATCAATGAGTATCTAAGTTTCTTTAGTTTAGGCCTTTTTGAGATGAACCTTATTTTTACTTTGTTGGAACATATGTCTATTTGAGATTTATTGAGActtttattgttattatttttatttaagtTGTTCTTGAGtttaatgtttttttttattaCGGGTGTATAAATAAATTTAGATTCATATGGATTTCTAACTGCTAGTCTACTTATCTAATATAAAGCAATTTATTCGACTTTGTAATTAGCTAGGGATAGTTAATTAGAAGTCATTGCTTTTGTATTAACGCACTTAGAGCATCTATAATTTGACTTTGAATTGGCCTAAGGAATTAGGGAATTATCGTATAAATTAGTGAGCTTCACACCAATGAATTGAGTGCAGTGGTCTTGTTAATTCACAATGTGATAATAATATAATTGAAACTCAAGAAATACATAATTTTATCAACATGTAAAAATCAGGGGATTTGATAAAACACATGATCGTTTTTCTCGGCTTTAAgttaattctttttatttttgtcGTTCGTGTTTCCGAAGCAATTTTTTAATGAAAATTCCCCATTTAATTACTTGAATTCACACATAATTATCTTGTTAAATTACAATCCTTGTGGAGACGATCTTTTTATTATTACTTCGACACTATTAGTATATTTGCGAGAAGTCATCAAGTAGTAGTTGCCATGATTGGACATGAATGTCGTCTTGGGCGCATCTACAAGATTCATCTTGATCTAATTGTAGCTAGATTAGGCATCCATAAAACTAAAAGTTTTGTATCATGAGGACCAAACAATCAGGTGGTCTATATTGGCTAGAAGTAATGGATCTTTAGGGCACACGATGTTAAGGTGAGTGAAGTCGATGCACATTCAACATTTTTTTGATTACTTCCATACCAAGACTACGTTAGCCAATCATTTCCTTTTCGAGTCAATTTTTTCCTATAGAAAGGCGGCTTCTCCTCATTTCGTTTTACACCTAATTTATGATTAGAAAATCTTATATTATTCTTCTACTcttttttttcatattttattttcaCAAAGATTGCCTTAGTGCCAAAAGATTGAAAAGCCCTTGTGGGAATTTCATTCTAATTAGTGTTTTTCTTTTCATGAAGTGTGATTCTCTTGTAGATTATATTTGTAAAAGACTTAAAGAATACAAGATAAACTTGAAAAAAACTTGGGTGAAGGTTCTTAAGCTCAGTCTGTGTTAAAATCTCTGTTTGATTGTTGAAGATCTGTTGGCTGATTCTTTGAAAGATCAAATATGATATTAATGGAACTCTCAAGAGGAAATTTTTGGAGATAGAAGTAGGCCAAATGGTTATGAAAAGCCTATATAAATCTATGGTGCATTATTTCTAAACTCTTATCTCTTTAATTTGTGTTAATTATTTTATTTCGGTTGCATTTCTCTTTTCATCTCATTCGTTCTTATTAACCTCTAACATAAATGTTTTAAAAAGTAAAAAGGTTTTATAAATTAACCACGAGTTTTAAATATTATAATTCACCTCCATCTTGTGTTTGGAGTCACTTGGTCAATATATCTCTAAATTAATCTTAAAAGATATTTATAATATTCTAACATTAATGAACGGATCCACGAACCGAAACGACCAAACCTGATCCCCGCATACCGCTATAGTCACCCATATGACAATTGAATCGTTGACCAGTCAATCCATTGACCATTGACCGAGTCAAACATTGACCAATTCAATAGTTGACCGAGCCAAATAGTGACCGTTGATCGTGCATTGACTTTTTAAAACTAAAAGTCAACAATATCAGAATATGTATTTTCTTTCTCTTCCTCACTTGAGTTTTAAGGTATACTTTAACAATCTCCGCCTTGATTTGAAACTGCAGCGATGATATTTTATCCATTAACTACCTTCTTGTTATCTACCATGTTGAATCATTATTCAACAATTTTGATCAAGTTCAAAGCACACTTGAACCTTGATTTTGCCACTTGTATCCACTTGCTTTTAAATCACCTTATCTTGCTTAGGTAATATAACAAGCCCGCAAATACTATTCTTATACCATATTTGAATCTCCTTGCTTTCAAATGCCTCCGTAAATCATGTTTTTGAATTTTGTAACCTTTTAGCCACATTTAAAGATAACACCCAAGACCAACATGAATGACCCTTTGAGATGGTACAATCTCCCTTCTTACTGTATCATGAGTCCAATGATAATCAAATTCCTCTGTAATCATTCCCTCACTACTACTAGTATCTATAGTAGGAACCTCTACCTCAAACCGATTCTTCTCCACCATAGTTTCCAAAAGCTCCACCCTAGGTTTTTACTCTTCTTTCCTTGGCGAGACTCCCTAAAAGTAATACATATGTGATTGATGAACTTCAATTTTTCAGGATCCATTCTCAGAAGCTCATAAATCTACCTTGACCTCAAATCACATAGCTTGTTCTTGTCACGAAAGTATTCACTAGCTGATGATGAATGAACAACAAAATTGGAACCTTCTAAAATATATAAGCCATATATTTTAGACCATTTAGCTATGCTCACTTCACCATGTGAAATCTTCAACATCACATGTTCAACTCTTATGTAATAGCCTAAATCATTGAACATGCTTATGGATTATAAATTCGCTTGAGCCCTGAAGTATATCTCATGTTGTGGAGAAGaaactcataatcatcaaacattTTAAGCATGATCGTACCAATACCATAAACCTTGCAAGCCTTATTGTCATAAAGGAAAACTACTCCACATTGCTCTAGCTTTAAATTTTTAAAGTATTCTTTTCTTGGATTCATATGATAAGAGAAACTTAAGTACATGATCGAACTCTTTCCAGTCTACAAACTCGACACCAGTAGTACATTATCACTCTCATAAATATCCTTATTTGAGGTGACTGCACTTTGAAGAATCATCATTGCCTATCAACTCGGGATAATCCCTCATGATTTTCTAAAACTTTACTTTGTCTTGTTAAATTAGTTTAATTGATAATTATATAGAGGCATTCGATTGCAGAGTTCTAGATTCAAACACACAAGATTCCACTTATCTATGTTTAAGGGGTGGAAATCTagccttttttttctttttcttttctctcATTGTAGTTCTCAAAACCAAACAAAGTATAAGTGCATTTTTTATCCCTCCATCACAAACCCAATAAACCCCTACAAAACAATTCCCCCGCTAGCACAGTGTTAAGTATTTCTCCACCTCCCAAACCCAAACAACCAGAAAATGTAAAAAACAAAACATGTCATTGAGGAAATTCATCAAACACCTTCAGCCCCTCCACATCTCCCCCAACAAACTCTCACCATTTCACCCTCTCTTCACCCGTTCCCTTCAAACCTCAACCCAAACCCTCCATCAAGACCAACACCAAGATCCACAATCTCTTCTCAAACAAGACCCAATCGAAATATGCACTTCTCTATGGCTCAAAACCTTTTCTTCCCCCAAAACCACTTCATTCCCAAACCTCACCGGTTACCTCTCCAATTTCGATCTCTGGGTCTTCGCTTATCAACGCTCATGTGCTCACGTCACCGGGACTTTCCCTCCCCGTAACGCCATTCACCCAAATCTCCTCCGTGAAATTCTTTCCCTTCGTAATGTCGTTATTCGCGGTCGTTTTTCATGGAATGATAAAACCAACCAATTGCTTAAAACCCCATACGACAAAACCTTTTCAAAGCCACTATCAAAACGGAAACTTCAAGCTTTTCTGGATTCCAATGAGCCTTGTTTTCAAGACAGGGTTGTTCAGGAGGTTCTTTTGACTATTCTGGAACCGGTTTTTGAGCCGAAGTTTTCTTTGAAATCACACGCTTTTCGACCAGGCAGAAATGCACACACTGTTATTCGAACAATTCGGAGTAATTTCGCGGGTTATTTGTGGTTTTTGAAGGGTGATTTGAGTGAGATTTTTGATAGAGTTGATACTGATGTTGTGATGGGTTGTGTTGAAAAGGGTACTAGAGATAAGAAAGTTTTGAGTTTGATAAAGTCTGCGCTAATGGGACGAGTGACGCGGAGAGTAGAAGAAGGTGAAGTGTTGAGGAAAGATAAGAAGAGGAAAGCGACAAAGAAGAGGATTCTTAAAGAGAATGAACCAAAACCGGATCCTTATTGGTTAAGAACATTCTTCAGTTTTGCTCCTGAGGAGGCTGCTAAGGTACCTTCTTATGGTCATTGTGGGATATTAAGTCCATTGCTTGCTAATGTTTGTCTTAATGAATTGGATCATATGATAGAAGAAATGATTGTTGAGTTTTTTAGGCCTTGTAAGTTTGATTCAATATGGAAACATTCAATTGATGATGGATGTCATAACCCGGCTTGGCCCGAGTTTGTTCCGTCGAGTGGTAATGAGAAAACTAGGAAGATGGATTACATAAGATATGGTGGTCATTTTTTGATAGGGATTAGGGGTCCTAGAGAAGATGCTGTTGAAATTAGGAAGAAAGTTGTTGAATTTTGTGAGAGTACTTTTGGGTTAAGGTTAGATAATTCCAAGTTGGAGATTGAACATATTGCAAGAGGTATTCAATTCTTGGATCATATAATATGCAGAAGAGTGATACATCCAACTTTGAGGTATACAGGCTCTGGAGGTAACATAGTGAGTGAGAAGGGTGTTGGAACTTTACTTTCGGTTACTGCTAGCTTACAACAATGCATTCGGCAGTTTAGGCAGCTAGAGCTTGTTAAGGGTGATAAGGACCCCG from Lathyrus oleraceus cultivar Zhongwan6 chromosome 1, CAAS_Psat_ZW6_1.0, whole genome shotgun sequence includes:
- the LOC127079531 gene encoding nuclear intron maturase 1, mitochondrial, encoding MSLRKFIKHLQPLHISPNKLSPFHPLFTRSLQTSTQTLHQDQHQDPQSLLKQDPIEICTSLWLKTFSSPKTTSFPNLTGYLSNFDLWVFAYQRSCAHVTGTFPPRNAIHPNLLREILSLRNVVIRGRFSWNDKTNQLLKTPYDKTFSKPLSKRKLQAFLDSNEPCFQDRVVQEVLLTILEPVFEPKFSLKSHAFRPGRNAHTVIRTIRSNFAGYLWFLKGDLSEIFDRVDTDVVMGCVEKGTRDKKVLSLIKSALMGRVTRRVEEGEVLRKDKKRKATKKRILKENEPKPDPYWLRTFFSFAPEEAAKVPSYGHCGILSPLLANVCLNELDHMIEEMIVEFFRPCKFDSIWKHSIDDGCHNPAWPEFVPSSGNEKTRKMDYIRYGGHFLIGIRGPREDAVEIRKKVVEFCESTFGLRLDNSKLEIEHIARGIQFLDHIICRRVIHPTLRYTGSGGNIVSEKGVGTLLSVTASLQQCIRQFRQLELVKGDKDPEPLPCNPMLYSGQAHTNSQMNKFLETMADWYKYADNRKKVVGFCAYVVRSSLAKLYAARYRLKSRAKVYGIASRNLSRPLRESTNNSAPEYSDLLRMGLVDAIEGVQFSHMSLIPSCDYTPFPRNWIPDHERVLHEYIKLDNPKFFCDLLRYIKQKGLNIPQDEISQMVWDYKTLGVGYFRSDRDKEVKADLKAIPE